A part of Elusimicrobiota bacterium genomic DNA contains:
- a CDS encoding 4Fe-4S dicluster domain-containing protein, translating to MKLQFILKSDINGFLDTLSVDNNIFYLTKDLAYKIFSKNETPETLNIDVIRSSSPIKMFLFTHNEEASASELDAASQKPNIIFGVKSCDLNAIKVLDNVFLSGVVVDPFYERNRQNTLLFGSDCPDPQHMCFCSFIGDGKPYPDKDQKQTYDLNFSTIEEGYIVETGSEAGEKIMEQALAFFKDPSDEQLGQRTAMREQSFKKLDEVNKNYAKIKNADFHNLTKTKFLSESWKDYCKTCVQCTGCNNICPSCYCFYLNEQSKEGHELFEKLRLWDACHYTTHGRTAGGGNSRPKVYERFRNRYQCKLNYRKENFDLYGCTGCGRCFVVSPCKIDIRNVINELMK from the coding sequence ATGAAACTCCAATTCATATTAAAAAGCGACATTAACGGTTTTCTTGACACCCTATCGGTAGACAACAATATTTTCTATCTTACCAAAGACCTGGCCTATAAAATATTTTCGAAAAATGAAACTCCGGAAACCCTAAACATAGATGTAATCAGATCCAGCTCGCCTATAAAGATGTTTCTTTTTACCCACAATGAGGAAGCTTCCGCATCAGAGCTGGATGCTGCTTCGCAAAAACCCAATATAATTTTTGGCGTAAAATCCTGTGATTTAAACGCTATAAAAGTGCTTGATAACGTATTTTTAAGCGGGGTAGTAGTTGACCCATTCTACGAGAGAAACAGACAAAACACTCTTTTGTTCGGAAGCGACTGCCCTGATCCCCAGCATATGTGTTTCTGTTCTTTTATAGGCGACGGCAAGCCATACCCGGACAAAGATCAAAAACAAACCTATGACTTGAATTTTTCAACTATCGAAGAAGGTTATATTGTAGAAACTGGTTCTGAAGCAGGTGAAAAAATAATGGAGCAGGCCCTGGCTTTTTTTAAAGATCCTTCCGATGAACAGCTGGGTCAAAGAACAGCTATGCGCGAGCAGTCGTTCAAAAAGCTTGATGAAGTAAATAAAAATTATGCAAAAATTAAGAACGCCGATTTCCATAACCTGACAAAAACAAAGTTTCTTTCGGAATCCTGGAAAGATTACTGCAAAACCTGCGTGCAATGCACCGGCTGTAACAATATCTGCCCGAGCTGTTATTGTTTTTACCTAAACGAACAATCAAAAGAAGGCCATGAATTATTCGAGAAACTGCGTTTATGGGACGCCTGTCATTATACCACGCACGGCCGCACTGCCGGCGGAGGAAACTCGAGGCCTAAAGTTTATGAACGTTTCAGAAACAGATACCAGTGCAAATTAAATTACCGCAAAGAAAATTTTGATTTATACGGCTGTACAGGCTGCGGCAGGTGTTTTGTCGTAAGCCCCTGCAAAATAGATATCAGAAACGTAATCAACGAATTAATGAAATGA
- a CDS encoding FAD/NAD(P)-binding protein, producing MNEMNPYLPIEATVEKVIDETSLIKTFVLRPKQPLAFSTGQFIILNIPGSGESAFTPSSSPFVKDTMEVTIMKVGTNTEKIHKLQPGDVVGLRGPYGKGYPVEKFYSKEVLIMGGGVGLAPLRSLLLTLVAQINKFKKITLCYGTKTPDDVVYKYLFPAWKKIKGLKIQRSVDKCPDNASWNETVGLVTCLLDKTSVDKQNSALIVCGPPIMMKFTTLKLFQQGYKPENIYLSMERNMSCGLGKCGHCGVGPHYCCKDGPVFTYEQLKDEPEIWA from the coding sequence ATTAATGAAATGAACCCTTATCTACCGATAGAAGCCACAGTAGAAAAAGTAATTGACGAAACGTCGTTAATTAAAACTTTTGTATTAAGGCCCAAACAGCCTCTGGCTTTTTCAACAGGCCAGTTTATTATTTTAAATATTCCTGGTTCCGGGGAATCCGCATTTACGCCATCATCTTCTCCTTTTGTTAAAGACACAATGGAAGTCACAATAATGAAGGTAGGTACAAATACCGAAAAAATACACAAACTTCAGCCCGGGGATGTTGTAGGTCTGCGGGGCCCCTATGGAAAAGGTTACCCGGTAGAGAAGTTCTATAGTAAGGAAGTATTGATAATGGGCGGCGGCGTAGGGCTGGCTCCGCTTAGGTCGCTTTTGCTCACTTTAGTTGCCCAGATAAATAAGTTCAAAAAAATAACTCTCTGCTATGGCACAAAAACGCCGGATGATGTTGTTTATAAATACCTTTTCCCGGCCTGGAAAAAAATAAAAGGCCTTAAAATACAAAGAAGCGTTGACAAATGCCCGGATAATGCCAGTTGGAATGAAACCGTAGGGCTCGTTACTTGCCTGCTTGATAAAACTTCGGTAGATAAGCAAAATAGCGCGTTAATAGTTTGCGGGCCGCCGATAATGATGAAATTCACGACTTTAAAACTTTTTCAGCAGGGGTACAAACCTGAAAACATTTATCTGTCGATGGAAAGAAATATGAGCTGCGGGCTTGGTAAATGCGGGCATTGCGGGGTAGGCCCCCATTATTGTTGTAAAGACGGCCCGGTATTTACTTACGAGCAGTTAAAAGACGAACCGGAAATTTGGGCATAA
- a CDS encoding 4Fe-4S binding protein, translating into MMKRILLDIEICYKCRTDGKECSALCSYFYHHTEGLLKEEIINNGVEKLFAKAAQYLVCRRCEEKFCVNSCPQEALDKDEKGILQRYMMKCTSCKTCSIACPFGTIYPEILPYKSSGCDYCAGRANGEPPLCVETCPSKALQYIEVEESREKNIFVINDYFAVKGLSWNKDAKAGVP; encoded by the coding sequence ATGATGAAAAGAATATTGTTAGATATAGAAATTTGCTACAAGTGCAGGACTGATGGAAAAGAATGTTCCGCCTTATGCAGTTATTTCTATCATCATACTGAAGGCCTGTTGAAAGAAGAAATAATAAATAACGGAGTAGAAAAACTTTTTGCCAAAGCTGCGCAGTATCTGGTTTGTCGCAGATGCGAAGAAAAGTTCTGTGTGAACTCATGCCCGCAGGAAGCGCTTGATAAGGACGAGAAAGGTATTTTACAGCGTTATATGATGAAATGCACTTCCTGCAAGACTTGCAGTATTGCGTGCCCATTCGGAACGATTTATCCCGAAATATTGCCGTACAAATCATCAGGATGTGATTATTGTGCCGGCAGAGCCAACGGCGAGCCGCCGCTTTGCGTTGAAACCTGCCCTTCAAAGGCGCTTCAATATATAGAAGTAGAAGAATCCAGGGAAAAGAATATATTTGTCATAAATGATTATTTTGCTGTAAAAGGATTGTCCTGGAATAAGGACGCAAAAGCAGGTGTGCCGTGA
- a CDS encoding NADH-quinone oxidoreductase subunit H, which yields MRALYNILIFPGFLFAGIMGMFASYVDRKVSARVQWRKGPPLFQPVYDFVKLLGKEINVPAETSALTFLSAPFFGLAAITLVSTIVWNNIMSPQSTFVGDLIAVVYLLSIPSIAVIIGGFASNNPMASIGASREMKLILSYEMPFILSILVPVIKAGSIRIGDIVAYQLANGVFLGSAAGIVAFISGILCVQAKLCAAPFDIPDAEQEIIAGPAIEYSGLPLGIFKLTKWMMLFVIPSFLVALFMPAATFFGNVLRYIAVLVIIILIKNTNPRIKINQAVKFFWTWVTGIALLAIVLVLLGL from the coding sequence GTGAGAGCATTATATAACATTTTAATTTTCCCGGGTTTTTTATTTGCAGGCATAATGGGGATGTTTGCAAGTTATGTAGACAGAAAAGTAAGCGCCAGGGTACAATGGAGAAAAGGCCCGCCGCTTTTCCAGCCGGTTTACGATTTTGTTAAATTGCTCGGGAAAGAAATAAATGTGCCTGCGGAAACTTCTGCTCTTACATTTTTATCGGCGCCCTTTTTCGGGCTGGCTGCCATTACGCTGGTTTCTACGATTGTCTGGAATAATATTATGTCGCCGCAAAGCACTTTTGTGGGGGATTTGATAGCGGTGGTTTATCTGCTTTCTATACCCTCAATTGCCGTGATCATAGGCGGGTTTGCTTCAAATAATCCCATGGCTTCAATCGGCGCGAGCCGCGAAATGAAATTGATTCTATCTTATGAAATGCCATTTATATTATCAATTCTAGTGCCTGTAATAAAAGCAGGTAGTATAAGAATTGGCGATATTGTAGCCTATCAGCTCGCAAACGGGGTGTTTTTAGGCTCTGCCGCAGGTATTGTAGCTTTTATATCCGGAATTTTATGTGTCCAGGCAAAGCTTTGCGCGGCGCCGTTTGATATTCCTGATGCAGAACAGGAAATAATTGCCGGGCCGGCCATAGAGTATTCGGGGCTGCCTCTGGGAATTTTCAAGCTTACGAAATGGATGATGCTTTTTGTGATCCCAAGTTTTCTTGTAGCCTTATTCATGCCCGCTGCCACATTTTTTGGCAATGTTTTAAGGTATATAGCGGTTCTTGTAATAATTATTCTTATTAAAAATACTAACCCCAGGATAAAAATCAACCAGGCTGTGAAGTTTTTCTGGACCTGGGTTACCGGCATAGCATTGCTTGCAATAGTCTTGGTTTTATTGGGGTTATAG
- the nuoB gene encoding NADH-quinone oxidoreductase subunit NuoB, with protein MSKLTLNALTKSINVFHAACSPCNNCDIEILDCLTPRFDIERFGMTLVGSIRHADAMLVTGVPNVKTAKKIKYVYEQMPKPGVVIAIGSCACGGNMFRHSYNFVKPLDEIIPVDAYVTGCPPKPEAMIAGIVKLIKALKSK; from the coding sequence ATGAGCAAATTAACTTTAAATGCGCTTACGAAATCTATAAACGTGTTTCACGCGGCCTGCAGCCCGTGCAATAATTGCGACATAGAAATCCTGGATTGCCTTACACCTAGGTTTGATATTGAAAGATTCGGAATGACTCTTGTAGGAAGCATCAGGCACGCGGATGCCATGCTGGTTACCGGCGTGCCCAACGTGAAGACGGCAAAAAAAATAAAATACGTCTATGAACAGATGCCCAAGCCGGGTGTTGTTATTGCCATAGGTTCCTGCGCCTGCGGAGGGAATATGTTCAGGCATTCATATAATTTTGTTAAACCGCTTGATGAAATAATTCCTGTTGATGCGTATGTGACGGGTTGCCCGCCCAAACCGGAAGCCATGATAGCGGGGATAGTAAAACTAATAAAGGCGCTGAAAAGCAAATAA
- a CDS encoding NADH-quinone oxidoreductase subunit C, which yields MESIAEKVKEKFGSETVKYFEKNAKRHYFDVDAGSIVKLTKILFHGMGFRFITATGIHIRSGFEILYHFSYDKTGEVVTLRVFLNEKEKPEIDSITPLFVGAEWIEREMCEMLGINFRNHPNLKKLLLDSSWPDGKYPLRQTE from the coding sequence ATGGAAAGTATTGCGGAAAAAGTTAAAGAAAAATTTGGCAGTGAAACTGTAAAATACTTCGAAAAAAATGCAAAAAGGCATTATTTTGACGTAGATGCAGGAAGTATTGTAAAACTGACAAAAATATTATTTCATGGGATGGGTTTTCGTTTTATTACTGCTACGGGTATTCATATTCGCAGCGGTTTTGAAATTCTTTATCATTTCTCTTATGACAAAACCGGCGAAGTGGTTACTTTACGGGTATTCTTAAATGAAAAAGAGAAACCGGAAATAGATTCTATCACGCCTCTTTTCGTAGGAGCTGAATGGATTGAAAGAGAAATGTGCGAAATGCTGGGTATTAATTTCAGAAATCACCCAAACTTAAAAAAATTACTGTTGGATTCATCCTGGCCGGACGGCAAATATCCGCTCAGGCAGACGGAATAA
- a CDS encoding nickel-dependent hydrogenase large subunit — translation MTEEKKKQTVIPIGPYHPLQEEPELFKLYVEGENVTKLDIELGYNHRGIEKLAESKHFDQVAFAVERICGICSTSHPFAYVNAVEDLADIKVNDRIKYIRSIIGEMERLHSHLLWLGLAGHFIGYNTVWMWVWKYREPLLDLFEFITGNRQHYAMFKIGGVRLDIINADIPRIMKMCDDLIPAIDLFKGAVMDDPVIQARAKGVGTLTKQEAINYCAVGPIARASGIDIDIRRDSPYAAYGMVNWKVITRQNGDVFDKMVVRILEMYESIKIIKGCLEGLKKEPEGNFDMKIQTIPAGEGIGRHEAPRGEVFHYVRGDGSNRPVRHKIRAPSYMNVATNQIAATRGTISDAAITLGAVDPCYCCTERCVVIDKKTDKRILSGKDLIRLSQEKTQQLKKEYGINS, via the coding sequence ATGACGGAAGAAAAAAAGAAACAGACTGTTATACCGATAGGGCCCTATCACCCTCTCCAGGAAGAGCCGGAGTTATTCAAGCTTTATGTTGAAGGGGAAAACGTAACAAAACTTGATATTGAACTGGGGTATAACCATCGCGGTATAGAAAAGCTAGCCGAGAGCAAACATTTTGACCAGGTCGCTTTTGCGGTAGAAAGAATCTGTGGAATATGCTCGACATCGCATCCGTTTGCTTATGTAAATGCTGTTGAAGACCTTGCAGATATAAAAGTAAACGACAGAATAAAATATATCAGGTCAATCATAGGAGAAATGGAACGGTTGCACTCCCATCTACTGTGGCTGGGGCTTGCGGGCCATTTTATCGGCTACAATACTGTCTGGATGTGGGTTTGGAAGTACAGGGAACCACTGCTTGATTTATTTGAATTTATAACGGGAAACAGGCAGCATTACGCAATGTTTAAAATTGGCGGAGTGAGGCTTGATATAATTAATGCAGACATTCCAAGAATTATGAAAATGTGCGACGATTTGATTCCTGCCATAGACCTTTTCAAGGGCGCTGTTATGGACGACCCTGTAATTCAAGCCCGCGCGAAAGGCGTCGGCACGCTTACAAAACAGGAAGCGATAAATTATTGCGCAGTGGGGCCTATAGCCAGAGCCAGCGGTATAGATATTGATATTCGTCGGGACAGCCCTTATGCCGCTTATGGCATGGTTAACTGGAAAGTTATCACCAGGCAGAATGGAGATGTTTTTGATAAAATGGTTGTAAGGATTTTAGAAATGTATGAATCGATCAAGATTATTAAAGGCTGTCTTGAAGGTTTGAAAAAAGAACCTGAAGGTAATTTTGACATGAAAATACAAACAATTCCTGCCGGCGAGGGAATAGGCCGCCATGAAGCGCCCCGCGGGGAAGTTTTTCACTATGTGCGCGGCGACGGTTCAAACCGGCCTGTCAGGCATAAAATAAGGGCTCCTTCATATATGAATGTAGCTACAAACCAGATAGCCGCAACGCGCGGAACTATCTCAGATGCTGCAATAACGCTCGGCGCTGTTGATCCCTGTTATTGTTGTACGGAGAGATGTGTTGTTATTGATAAAAAAACAGATAAAAGAATTCTTTCGGGAAAAGATTTGATAAGATTAAGCCAGGAAAAAACCCAGCAATTAAAGAAGGAATATGGAATTAATAGCTAA
- a CDS encoding DUF4040 domain-containing protein has translation MIQIQVLLVFMIIAAAIAIGTSDLLGAVVSIGAVGLGLAIVFLLLQSPDLAILQLVVEILSLVILIRAVGIKDTVNVRERRFIATSISVILMGLFLVFASLAILEIPKFGNPAMKLSFLYLKDGFRQTGVPNIVSAIMLDYRSFDMLAQIVIAFTAAIGVVVIARKKIYVNKDKK, from the coding sequence ATGATACAGATTCAGGTTTTACTTGTATTTATGATTATCGCAGCAGCTATTGCCATAGGCACATCGGATTTGCTGGGCGCTGTTGTTTCAATCGGCGCTGTTGGGCTCGGGCTTGCTATTGTATTTCTCCTTCTTCAATCGCCTGACCTTGCAATACTGCAGCTTGTCGTTGAAATTTTATCGCTGGTTATTCTTATACGCGCTGTCGGTATAAAAGATACGGTAAATGTAAGAGAAAGAAGATTCATTGCCACTTCTATAAGCGTTATACTTATGGGGCTTTTTCTTGTTTTTGCCAGCCTGGCTATTTTGGAAATTCCAAAATTCGGGAACCCGGCCATGAAACTCAGCTTTTTGTATTTAAAAGACGGGTTCAGGCAGACAGGAGTTCCTAACATCGTATCTGCAATAATGCTCGATTACCGGTCGTTTGATATGCTTGCGCAAATTGTAATTGCTTTTACCGCAGCTATAGGCGTTGTTGTTATTGCCAGGAAGAAAATATACGTAAATAAGGATAAAAAATGA